In one Arachis duranensis cultivar V14167 chromosome 9, aradu.V14167.gnm2.J7QH, whole genome shotgun sequence genomic region, the following are encoded:
- the LOC107463808 gene encoding protein RAE1, with the protein MSTFGSANTNPNKSYEVTQPPGDSISSLCFSPKANFLVATSWDNQVRCWEIARNGTVINSTPKASISHDQPVLCSTWKDDGTTVFSGGCDKQVKMWPLLSGGQPMTVAMHDAPIKEIAWIPEMNLLATGSWDKTLKYWDTRQSNPVHTQQLPDRCYAMSVKHPLMIVGTADRNLIVFNLQNPQTEYKRVVSPLKYQTRCVAAFPDQQGYLVGSIEGRVGVQHLDDAQQNKNFTFKCHRENNEIYSVNSLNFHPVHHTFATAGSDGAFNFWDKDSKQRLKAMQRCSQPIPCSTFNNDGSLFAYAVCYDWSKGAENHNPTTAKNYIFLHIPQESEVKSKPRTGATGRK; encoded by the exons GTAACCCAGCCACCTGGTGATTCAATTTCCAGCCTTTGTTTCAGTCCCAAGGCCAATTTTCTTGTCGCTACTTCATGGGATAACCAG GTTCGATGTTGGGAGATTGCAAGGAATGGAACTGTTATCAACAGCACACCCAAGGCTTCAATATCTCATGACCAACCA GTTTTGTGCTCCACTTGGAAGGATGATGGAACAACGGTTTTCTCCGGAGGCTGCGACAAGCAAGTCAAGATGTGGCCGCTTTTGTCCGGTGGACAGCCAATGACTGTTGCCATGCACGATGCCCCCATTAAAGAGATTGCGTGGATACCGGAGATGAATCTCTTAGCCACTGGGAGCTGGGATAAGACCCTAAA gtATTGGGATACTAGGCAGTCAAATCCAGTGCATACTCAACAACTCCCTGATCGCTGTTATGCAATGTCAGTGAAACATCCACTGATGATTGTAGGAACTGCAGATAGAAATCTGATTGTCTTCAACTTGCAGAATCCTCAG ACTGAGTACAAAAGGGTGGTTTCACCCCTGAAGTATCAGACAAGATGTGTTGCTGCTTTTCCAGATCAACAAGGCTATTTG GTTGGCTCAATAGAGGGAAGAGTTGGAGTACAACACCTAGACGATGCACAACAAAACAAGAACTTTACTTTCAAATGCCACCGAGAGAATAATGAGATATATTCTGTCAACTCTCTAAATTTCCATCCG GTACACCACACTTTTGCAACTGCTGGATCTGATGGTGCTTTTAATTTCTGGGATAAGGACAGTAAGCAGAGACTCAAG GCCATGCAAAGGTGTAGCCAACCCATACCTTGCAGTACATTCAACAATGACGGATCCTTATTCGCATATGCG GTCTGTTATGATTGGAGCAAGGGTGCAGAAAATCACAATCCAACCACAGCCAAGAACTACATCTTCCTGCACATACCACAG GAATCTGAGGTTAAAAGCAAGCCAAGAACTGGAGCAACAGGTAGAAAGTGA